In a genomic window of Candidatus Tumulicola sp.:
- a CDS encoding sigma-70 family RNA polymerase sigma factor: MQDASRLMERVRARDADAFESLYDRYHALVYGLALRVLADPSAAEDVTQNVFLKIWTAPDAFQSGNLEGWLARVARNRAIDVLRSKKLRSESELSESIPADSTLEQSAMERLDGERARAAMGRLPDEQRLLLELGFFGGMTHDAIARQTGLPLGTVKTRIRSGLRRLRELLHVAIS, translated from the coding sequence ATGCAAGATGCGTCGCGCCTCATGGAGCGCGTGCGCGCTCGTGATGCGGACGCTTTCGAGAGCCTCTACGACCGTTACCACGCGCTGGTATACGGTCTGGCTTTGCGCGTCCTAGCCGATCCTTCTGCGGCCGAGGACGTGACGCAGAACGTGTTCCTCAAAATTTGGACCGCTCCGGATGCGTTTCAATCGGGCAACCTCGAAGGTTGGCTCGCTCGCGTTGCCCGGAATCGCGCCATCGACGTCCTACGTTCGAAAAAGCTGCGCTCCGAAAGCGAACTCTCCGAATCAATTCCTGCGGATTCTACGTTGGAACAGTCGGCGATGGAACGCTTGGACGGGGAGCGCGCGCGAGCCGCAATGGGTCGGTTACCCGACGAACAGCGCTTGCTACTCGAACTGGGATTTTTCGGAGGCATGACGCACGACGCGATCGCGCGGCAAACTGGTTTGCCCCTCGGCACGGTAAAAACGCGAATTCGATCCGGACTGCGCCGGCTTCGCGAGCTGCTACACGTGGCGATATCGTGA
- a CDS encoding NADP-dependent oxidoreductase gives MKAIVIDRAGEHGRLADIPAPAPGPGDAIVRVTYAGVNPIDWKVRDGLAGQIERFPFVLGQDFAGVVESAGSDVRSVAAGDRVFGVARGSGSYVERTMLREHVAASPFARIPDGVDDATAAALPTPLLTALGALEMLNVGRGTRLIIAGAAGSVGSAALQMARARGAEITAIVKASQIERVRALGASRAVDESSGIAGLGDEKYDAVLDLVSDGETLKEYNTVLRPGGSLVTTIHDADVEWFAARDRVASNIAMAQTPQSSPQGLETVARFVADGTIKVQYSERPLEEAPEILDDLSAGRAGAKIVLRVTPAE, from the coding sequence ATGAAAGCCATCGTCATCGATCGCGCCGGCGAGCACGGCCGTCTCGCAGATATTCCGGCTCCGGCGCCCGGTCCAGGCGATGCGATCGTCCGCGTTACGTACGCCGGAGTCAACCCGATCGATTGGAAAGTGCGCGACGGGCTTGCCGGCCAAATCGAGCGGTTCCCGTTCGTGTTGGGTCAAGATTTCGCCGGCGTCGTCGAATCGGCGGGCAGCGATGTTCGAAGCGTCGCAGCGGGCGACCGCGTCTTCGGCGTAGCGCGCGGTTCGGGTAGTTACGTCGAGCGAACGATGCTGCGCGAACATGTCGCGGCGTCGCCGTTCGCGCGTATCCCCGATGGCGTCGACGACGCGACGGCTGCCGCATTACCGACTCCCTTGTTGACGGCATTAGGTGCGTTGGAAATGTTGAACGTGGGCCGCGGTACGCGCTTGATCATCGCGGGTGCGGCCGGTTCCGTCGGTTCGGCTGCGCTGCAGATGGCGCGGGCTCGCGGCGCCGAGATAACGGCGATCGTGAAAGCCAGTCAAATCGAACGGGTTCGCGCGTTGGGTGCATCGCGTGCCGTCGACGAATCCTCCGGCATCGCAGGGCTCGGCGATGAAAAGTACGACGCCGTTTTAGATTTGGTCAGTGACGGCGAAACGCTCAAGGAATATAACACGGTGCTGCGCCCCGGCGGCTCTTTGGTTACCACCATTCACGATGCCGACGTCGAGTGGTTTGCGGCGCGCGACCGGGTCGCATCGAATATCGCGATGGCGCAAACGCCGCAATCGTCGCCGCAGGGACTGGAAACCGTCGCCCGATTCGTCGCCGACGGGACGATAAAAGTCCAGTATTCCGAACGGCCATTGGAGGAGGCGCCGGAGATTCTCGACGATCTATCGGCCGGTCGCGCGGGCGCGAAGATCGTGCTTCGCGTGACACCCGCTGAGTAG
- a CDS encoding anti-sigma factor has translation MDSHETMLDDVAAYALGVLPASQAAAVQTHMDTCAECRAEYDALAPAVTAIAYSAEATAAQLPGPELKARIMQAARPPVLARRSISAWPGWLAAAACVAIALGFGAQNQRLQRDIAAQRATSASEQTALLAANASAQREHRMLADLAAGDARRYPFENGVIVTRGSHLYVAMRAPESLPKGRVYQAWTIAKGSKVVRPSITFSAPGSSMTIIEIPASAQSLAMVALSVEPEGGSLKPTTKPIALVKLSS, from the coding sequence ATGGATTCGCACGAGACGATGCTCGACGACGTCGCAGCATACGCGTTAGGCGTTCTTCCGGCGAGCCAAGCCGCAGCGGTGCAAACGCACATGGACACGTGCGCGGAGTGTCGCGCGGAATACGATGCGCTCGCGCCGGCAGTTACGGCAATCGCGTACTCCGCGGAGGCGACTGCAGCGCAACTTCCCGGACCCGAACTCAAGGCGCGCATCATGCAGGCCGCCCGCCCGCCGGTGCTGGCAAGGCGTTCGATCTCGGCTTGGCCCGGTTGGCTGGCTGCCGCGGCATGCGTCGCCATTGCGCTCGGATTCGGCGCGCAAAACCAACGGTTACAACGCGATATAGCGGCCCAGCGTGCGACCTCTGCATCGGAGCAGACGGCTCTGCTCGCAGCCAACGCGTCGGCGCAGCGCGAGCATCGGATGTTGGCCGATCTCGCTGCGGGCGATGCGCGGCGGTACCCGTTCGAAAACGGTGTGATTGTCACGCGCGGTTCGCATCTGTACGTCGCGATGCGCGCGCCCGAATCGCTTCCGAAGGGTCGCGTGTATCAAGCCTGGACGATTGCTAAAGGTTCGAAGGTCGTTCGACCGTCGATTACTTTCAGTGCGCCGGGCAGCTCGATGACGATAATAGAAATTCCGGCGTCGGCGCAATCGCTGGCGATGGTGGCCCTGAGCGTCGAGCCCGAAGGCGGATCGCTCAAACCGACTACCAAACCGATCGCGCTGGTCAAGCTCAGCTCGTAA